One window of Nymphaea colorata isolate Beijing-Zhang1983 chromosome 11, ASM883128v2, whole genome shotgun sequence genomic DNA carries:
- the LOC116264302 gene encoding laccase-14-like, with product MGEGDHFHKGLLLRLFLISCFLPFPAVLSKTHYYDFVVAPKLYTRLCEEKETLTINGQYPGPTLYVNRGDRLLVNVINNGPYAITIHWHGLLNPRNPWSDGPECITMCAVQPGANFTHDLRFSTEEGTLWYHAHSDWTRWMLHGAVVIYPKIGASYPFPPPDKEYVAVLGEWWTLNVMEMFLGRVRDGGEFNNSDAYTINGQPGDMYSCSAAGTSRFLVEQGNTYLFRLVNAAMTTSLFVAVANHSLTVVGRDGSYLKPFDNELVVVSPGQTVDFLLHANQTKGLYYMAASSYTPDGAATLADNTTTAIVEYEGYNTSQTSPSSPDLPAVDDIHAAYEFVSKERSLASADHPVDVPTEIDTRLLYTMSMNLGLCPNSSCKNLEGTRYAASLNNVSFVSPSIDILEAYYQSLNDIYTTDFPSFPPYLFNFTSETYPNELVYSDAGTKVKVLNYNQTVELVFQATSLLRSDAHPMHLHGYDFYVVGRGFGNFDPEKDPLNYNLVDPPLENTIAVPYLGWAAVRFRANNPGVWLLHCHLERHYTWGMVTVFIVKDGPTNETSMLPPPSYMPKCLDPDVIEKAGHFGTMKPSDRSLEDMGAFN from the exons ATGGGCGAGGGAGATCACTTCCACAAGGGCCTGCTCCTCCGCCTCTTCCTCATCTCCTGCTTCCTCCCGTTTCCGGCAGTACTGTCCAAGACCCACTACTATGACTTCGTC GTGGCACCAAAGTTGTACACAAGGCTGTGTGAAGAGAAGGAGACACTAACAATCAATGGCCAATACCCTGGACCAACCCTGTACGTCAACAGAGGGGATCGACTTCTGGTCAACGTCATCAACAACGGTCCCTATGCCATCACTATCCACTG GCATGGGCTGCTGAACCCGAGGAATCCGTGGTCCGATGGGCCAGAATGCATCACGATGTGCGCCGTGCAACCAGGGGCCAATTTCACCCACGACCTGCGCTTCTCCACGGAGGAAGGCACCCTTTGGTACCATGCCCACAGTGACTGGACCCGGTGGATGCTCCATGGTGCCGTCGTTATCTACCCGAAGATCGGAGCTAGCTACCCTTTCCCTCCACCGGACAAGGAGTATGTTGCAGTTCTGG GTGAATGGTGGACACTTAACGTGATGGAGATGTTCCTAGGAAGAGTGCGGGATGGTGGAGAATTCAATAATTCTGATGCATACACCATTAACGGCCAGCCAGGTGATATGTACTCATGCTCAGCAGCAG GAACAAGCCGTTTTCTAGTTGAGCAAGGCAATACTTATCTTTTTCGACTTGTGAATGCTGCAATGACCACATCACTCTTTGTTGCAGTGGCAAACCATTCGCTTACAGTTGTTGGTAGAGATGGGTCTTATCTGAAGCCCTTTGATAATGAGTTAGTCGTAGTAAGCCCTGGACAAACTGTGGATTTTCTTTTACatgccaaccaaacaaagggtCTCTATTACATGGCTGCTAGTTCTTACACACCTGATGGGGCAGCCACTCTGGCCGACAACACAACCACAGCAATAGTTGAATATGAAGGCTACAACACTTCCCAGACCTCACCCTCATCTCCAGACCTCCCAGCCGTTGATGACATCCATGCAGCatatgaatttgtctcaaaggAGAGAAGTTTAGCCTCTGCTGATCACCCTGTTGATGTCCCAACAGAAATTGACACAAGGTTGCTCTATACCATGTCCATGAACCTTGGACTTTGCCCTAACAGCAGTTGCAAGAATCTAGAGGGGACAAGGTATGCTGCTAGTTTGAACAATGTGTCGTTTGTTAGTCCATCAATTGACATCTTAGAGGCCTACTATCAAAGCTTGAACGACATTTACACAACTGATTTTCCAAGCTTTCCGCCATATTTATTCAATTTTACATCTGAGACTTACCCAAACGAGCTCGTATATTCTGATGCTGGGACAAAAGTGAAGGTGCTGAACTATAATCAGACAGTTGAGCTTGTGTTTCAAGCAACCAGCCTTCTAAGATCAGATGCCCATCCCATGCATTTACATGGCTATGATTTCTATGTGGTTGGACGAGGTTTTGGAAACTTTGATCCTGAGAAGGACCCACTCAATTACAATTTGGTTGATCCACCTCTGGAGAACACTATTGCAGTTCCATATTTAGGATGGGCTGCTGTGAGGTTTAGAGCAAACAACCCAG GAGTTTGGCTTCTTCACTGCCACCTAGAACGCCACTATACTTGGGGGATGGTTACAGTTTTTATTGTGAAGGATGGTCCAACAAACGAGACAAGCATGTTGCCTCCACCTTCATATATGCCCAAATGTTTGGATCCAGATGTTATTGAAAAAGCTGGGCATTTTGGCACGATGAAACCTTCAGATCGGTCACTAGAAGATATGGGAGCTTTTAACTAA